CCATCTTCAACAATGACTCTATCAATAGGACGATCTCCATGATTATCTCCTATGCTACCTTCTCCGGCCGAATCCTGAAGATTTATTGCAATTCTTTCAAGGTTTATAGCTGATCTACCTACTGCTACACCTAAACAAATCACAAAGTCTGGGCGATAGTCTTCTACCTTCTTTATTAATTGCTCATCACATTCTTTATAAACGACAGGCAGTACTAAAGTCTCTAATGTCACATGCTTACCAAAGTCCATTTTAGATGCCCAGTTAACTAAATCACTAGTAGGATTTCGAGTCATACTACCAAATGGTTCAAATCCACTAATTAGTAATCGCAAATCACACCACATCCTTTCCCTCTCTATTTTCTTCTTAAATGTCATAAGTTGCAAGCCTTCCAAGTAGTCTACTTATAGATGACAGTAAGACATCTATTATAACCGTGTGAAAATGTAATAAAATATTCTTTATTTAGCCGTTCGGCCTTATTTTCCATGTGATAGGATAAGCATATGACCTGTTTATTAACATCTAAGAGGTAACAACTATTAGGGGGTGAAGAACCTATGCCTATCGCTGATAAAAAACTGGACCGCCTGTCGTTCTATGATTTGATCCCTGACTCGATGCAAGAACTGTTAGCTAAAGAAGGAACAGAAGTTTCTGCAAACAAAGAGAGTATCATCTTTTACGAAGGCGAGGTTCCTAAACATATTTATTTTATTTTAGAAGGTCAAGTAAGACTTACTAAAACATCTCCAGAAGGGAAAGTTTTTTTCCTACAAAAGAAAAAACAGTATGACCTTCTTGGGGAACTGAGCATATTCAATTCATTAAAATATCAATATAATGCTGAGGTAACCCAAGAAGCTTTGCTGTTACGTTTTACCTGCCATCAATTTGAGCGTCTTCTCATAGCTCATGAAGAATTAGCGGTAGCATTTATGAAATGGCTCTCCAAAGAAAACCAAGTCATGATGGCTCAATTTAGAGATCTTGTTTTCTGTGGAAAACAAGGCGCTGTTTTTTCTATTCTAGTGAGGCTATCTAATGAATATGGTCAAACGGTGTCTCAAGGGATCCTTATTAATCGTAAAATAACGAATCAGGAACTAGCTAACTATGTAGGAGCCACAAGGGAAAGCATTAATAGAATTTTAAAAAGGCTTATTAAACAAAAAATCATCTCTGTAAACACAAAATATATTACGATTCACGATTTACCGTTCTTACAAGCCCATTTGCGTTGCAACCATTGCCCCTTTGAGGAATGTACAATTTAGTCATGTGTCACTAAATTATTTATAAAGCTAAGCTTCAATCAGTGGGGGTTTTACTACCCCTTAAGAGTGGGATAGATACTTAAATCAAAGGGGCTTTTTTATCTTAAGCCGTTAGCCTATTTCAGAAAAAGTTACTTCACGTAAAAAACGAGACAGGCAAACCTTCTTGTCTCGTTTAACATTAGTCATTTTACATACTTCCCTCACCTTTTTTTAAAATTAAGGTACTCGTACTTCTAATCCTCTCACGAATAACGTGACACTTTCTTCTATAAAAGATTCTAAGGGCATATGTGAGACTTTTTGCCCCCCAAGATGACGAGCTATAAAGAAACCTAAATTCATCCACAAAAAATTCATCGCTTGAGCCTCAACATTACACTCTACCATCTTTCCTTGCTTTTGCATTTCTTTAAAATAATCTACTAAATACATTTTAAGCCTTTTAGGATTTTCTGATATTTGTTCGCCAATAAAAGGATGCGTATGCCTTTCTTGGTAGGAAAGAAGCACAATTTTGTAATTATATTGATTATATTTATGATATGTTTCGCTTACTCTCTTTAAATCTTCCTTCAAGTTATAGCTAACATGATCATATAATATAGCTTTCATATCAATTAAGTAAGAATGTGTTTCTACTGCTCTCTCCAAAAGAGCTTGCTTTGTACCAAAATGTCTAAACAGTGTCATTTCACTAAATCCAGATTCAGCAGCAATTTCCTTCGTTGTAACTGCTTTAAACCCCTTTTTTTCCATGAGATCAATCGCCGTTTCTAGTATTATCTCTTCCGTTGTCATCGCTGCATTACTTGTGTTAACCATTGAACTCACCACCTGGATGTCATAATTTGTGCATCTTTTCACATATGATAGTACTGACTCACATCTTATCTTTATTATAAATAAGAATCGCTCGTTGTGACGCGTTAATTAGTTACAATTCCGTCTCATCTCTATGACAAATTAATGAAATATTATTTTCCCATCGCTTAGTATCCTACAGAAAATGATTTTAGCTGATGAAAATGCCCCTTCAACTATAAAACGCCCCTTCATCATCGTGAAGTTGGCGTTTTCTTTCTTCTCCCACTGACTGGTCGTTGCGTGAATCAGACATGAGCCCGACTAAATTGAGTTACCTTTCCTCTCTATTTTAAGTCGGGAGGTTTACGGACTCTTATCTGATTAATAATTAGATTTAGTCTCATTGAAAGAGGGTGTCTAGATTTTATGAAATAAAAGCACCCATCACATCACGATAACCTTTTATAACGCACTTAAACACAGGAAGGGTTGGTTTAAAAATAAACCAACCCTTCCTGTATTTCTTATTATTGTACATATCGTATGGAGGAAAGTTTCCATTCCTCTTCAAATGAAAATACAACTTCAATTCCACCATCATACTGGAAGCCATCATCTGTTAATGTATACATAGCGTAATCACTCGTATAATGTGTATCATCCACTAATGAAAAACCCCTCTGAGCTATGTAAGGAACAGGATCAAATTGTAAGTAATGCATCGTCCTATCTATGCCACTATCGTCTTCCATTATGTTTAAAGCTTCTAAATCAGAATCGATGGTCACATTAGAAGCAAGCATCGTTTGTAAATCATCATGTTTTTTTTCATGCATGTATTCAAAGATATCTAGCAATTTTTCTTCTATTTCCACTCGTAATGCCAATTCATCTTCATGTTGCTCTTCCGTTTCAATTGCTTGCTGTTTATATGTTAATATGTCGTTCTTTAAACGCCTATTTTCTTCTTCTAATTCTTCTATTTTCTTACGCTCATCTTCCAGTTGCTCAGTCAGTTTCTTATTCGTCGAAACAAGGGTACTAAGATCTTCAGATTCCTCTAATTTCTCTGTCGATCCTTTGTCATCATCATTACAAGCTGCAAGGATAAGGAAAACGCACCCTATAAAAGCAAAAAAATTACTCTTCTTCATTATCCATTCCCCTTTTTACGGATAAGCCTCTATTTAGCCATTTTATAACTCCTATAGTTTATCATTTTGTGCTAGTAAATGAAAAGTTTTTTTAGAACAAGAAAACCAACTTCATTCGACATGAAGTTGGTTTTTAGCCGCAAGGCTCTTACCCTCATCCCAGTTAAATCCAGAAAAATGCTGCTCCTAAAGCAAATCCTCCAATTGCTGCTAATGCTATCGGAACTGTGTAAAAACCGTATCCATACCCTCCGAAATCACTTGTCGGTTGCAAATAGACATGATGTTGGTCCACATGAACAATTTTTCCATAATATTTTCTCCCACACAAATCTGTTATATGCACATACCTACCTTTATACCTATTACATACGTCAAAATAATATTGCGTTTGACTCACGTGCTCACCTCCTCAACATCTTCATAATAGTGTATTTAGAAGGATGGATTTTGGTTGGACAAACGCCTTAAATTACTTACTTTACACACAATTTACCGATAAAAGGGTATTTTCCTCATTTTGAACTGACACAAAGAAAGAGGAAGGTTCTCCTTCCTCTTTCTCACTGTGTGTTATTATTATTCATCACGTTTTTTCTTATTTTTCTCTATTATTTCTTCCAAAGCGTGCAATAGATCCTCCTTACTCATTTCAGAAATATTGTCCTCGTTTTTTACAGGTCCATGGGTGTCAGATGTCTTTACTTTTTCTACATCAGAATTACCTTTATTTACTGAGTCTTCATGCTTCTCACTGTCTACTACTTCTACGTCATACTCATTAAAAGGACTTTCATCAGCTTCTTTATAAAAATCGGAAAGCTGTGGTTCTGATCCATTAGAAGGTAATTCGTAGTGTTGTCTTCCACGCCCTTGCTCATCTGTGTATTTATCTTCCAATAAATACGCAGGAATACGTTGACCGTCAGGCATCATATATTTTCTATTAATAAATCGTGTGTCCTTATCAAACAGACTATATATGACAGGAATCAATATAAGCGTTAAAAATGTTGAACTGATCATTCCACTTATCACTGTAATAGCCATCGGCTGCTGAATTTCTGTTCCTTCACCGATTCCTAAGGCGAGTGGAACTAAACCTAAGATGGTCGTTAATGCAGTCATTAATATTGGCCTTGCCCGATCCTTAACCCCTTCAATAATCGCTTCGTAGCTGCGATACCCAGCTTCCTTTCGTTGATTTATATAATCAACGAGAACGATCGCATTGTTAACAACAATCCCTACGAGTACAATGAGACCGATAAAGGCTGTCACACTAATAGGTGTCAAAGTTACTGTTAGACCAATCGCTACCCCAATGACGACTAATGGGACAGTAAACATGATCACAAATGGGTATCTAAGAGATTCAAATTGAGCAGCTAATACGAGATAAACAAACACAATCGCTAAAATTAAAGCAAGTGTTAAATCACTTAAGGCATCTTCTAGTAACTGCTGATCACCTGTATAACTAATCGTTGTTTCATCAGGCATTTCATAATCATCTATCGTTTCAACAACTAATTCATTTATTTCTCCTAAGTTATAATCCGCACCGAACGTAAGAGAAAATTGAACTGCCTGTTCCTGATTTGCACGGTTTATCGTTTCAGGACTCGTTCCTTCATCAAAGTCAGCTAAATCATTTAAAGCTATATACTCACCCTCATTATTACGGATAAGTAACTCTTCCAATGCCTCAGAACTATCAATATATTCATCATCATAACGTACGTGCACTTCATAAATATCATTTTCAGCCGTCACCACTTGAGTCGCAAAGACGCCCCCCGTTTTTTCGTTAACAGCTTCGGCAATTGCAGCTGGTGTTAATCCTGCTTCTCTAGCCGCTTCATCATCGATCGTTAATTGCAATTCCGGTATCGTTTCTTCAAGTGAATTTGTGACGTCTGTGAATTCACTCATTTCATTGAATTCTTCTAACAAATCATGAGCTACTTCTTCCAAGCGTTCTGGATTAGAATCACTAATATCAAACGTGAATGTATTCGGATCTGTTCCAAGTGACCCCTCAACTTCCATGGAAATATCAGCATCAGGAGCTGCTCGTTCAACATCTCTACGAATAGTATCCATAAATGCCATCGTGGACGTATCTCGATCGGCTACCGGAACGAGGGTGACATAAATGACCGCTTCATGTGCGGTACTTCCTCCGCCCATTTGCATACCACTACCAGAGGA
The genomic region above belongs to Bacillus sp. A301a_S52 and contains:
- a CDS encoding TetR/AcrR family transcriptional regulator, which encodes MVNTSNAAMTTEEIILETAIDLMEKKGFKAVTTKEIAAESGFSEMTLFRHFGTKQALLERAVETHSYLIDMKAILYDHVSYNLKEDLKRVSETYHKYNQYNYKIVLLSYQERHTHPFIGEQISENPKRLKMYLVDYFKEMQKQGKMVECNVEAQAMNFLWMNLGFFIARHLGGQKVSHMPLESFIEESVTLFVRGLEVRVP
- a CDS encoding pyroglutamyl-peptidase I; translated protein: MRLLISGFEPFGSMTRNPTSDLVNWASKMDFGKHVTLETLVLPVVYKECDEQLIKKVEDYRPDFVICLGVAVGRSAINLERIAINLQDSAGEGSIGDNHGDRPIDRVIVEDGPDGIFATLPLRRLYNALKEQSIPTYISNSAGTYICNTTLYSLLYTIKLKKMNTQAGFIHVPATPDMAVNNPTLPTMAIETQQKALNVIIKTLMI
- a CDS encoding Crp/Fnr family transcriptional regulator, encoding MPIADKKLDRLSFYDLIPDSMQELLAKEGTEVSANKESIIFYEGEVPKHIYFILEGQVRLTKTSPEGKVFFLQKKKQYDLLGELSIFNSLKYQYNAEVTQEALLLRFTCHQFERLLIAHEELAVAFMKWLSKENQVMMAQFRDLVFCGKQGAVFSILVRLSNEYGQTVSQGILINRKITNQELANYVGATRESINRILKRLIKQKIISVNTKYITIHDLPFLQAHLRCNHCPFEECTI